The Pseudomonas sp. FP2309 genome has a window encoding:
- a CDS encoding NCS1 family nucleobase:cation symporter-1: MQQNRSQVIERNGLYELDAGPDVLDSPRYNHDMAPTKVHERTWNKWHITALWVGMSICVPTYTLGGVLTAYFGLSVGEALVAILLANIVVLIPLTLNAFPGTKYGIPFPVLLRSSFGILGSNVPCLIRALVACGWFGIQTMFGGLAIHLFLGSIFEGWKALGGTGEVIGFMLFWTLNLWVVLRGAESIKRLETLSAPLLVAVGIGLLVWAMPNVSISELMAIPPKRPEGASLTGYFMAGLTAMVGFWATLSLNIPDFSRYAKSQKDQILGQIFGLPLTMFLFAALGVIMTAASVKLVGVSVSDPVTLIGHIQSPVWVAVAMALIIIATLSTNTAANIVSPTNDFQNIAPKLINRTTAVILTGLVGLLLMGHELLKKLGLIVSDVSLETVYSNWLLGYSSLLGPIAGIMVVDYFITRKQQLDLAGLYRDDVYPAWNWTGFLAFGVPVVLTLLSLGSDAFSWFYSYGWFTGSALGGVLYYGLSARHGASPVVVKVNS, translated from the coding sequence ATGCAACAGAACAGATCGCAAGTCATTGAACGCAACGGCCTGTACGAACTCGACGCCGGCCCCGACGTCCTCGACAGCCCTCGCTACAACCACGACATGGCACCGACCAAGGTGCATGAACGGACCTGGAACAAATGGCATATCACCGCACTGTGGGTCGGCATGTCGATTTGCGTGCCCACCTACACGCTGGGCGGGGTGCTGACCGCCTACTTTGGATTGTCGGTGGGCGAAGCGCTGGTGGCGATTCTGCTGGCCAATATCGTGGTGCTGATCCCGTTGACCCTCAACGCTTTCCCCGGCACCAAGTACGGTATTCCGTTTCCGGTGTTGCTGCGTTCGTCGTTCGGCATTCTTGGCTCCAACGTACCGTGCCTGATTCGCGCTCTGGTGGCGTGCGGCTGGTTTGGTATTCAGACGATGTTTGGCGGGCTGGCGATTCACCTGTTCCTGGGCTCGATTTTTGAAGGGTGGAAGGCCCTCGGCGGCACCGGTGAAGTCATCGGGTTCATGCTGTTCTGGACCCTCAATCTGTGGGTGGTGTTGCGGGGTGCCGAGTCGATCAAGCGCCTGGAAACCCTGTCGGCACCGTTGCTGGTGGCGGTCGGGATCGGTCTGCTGGTGTGGGCGATGCCCAATGTGTCGATCAGCGAACTGATGGCGATCCCGCCCAAGCGTCCCGAAGGTGCGAGCCTCACCGGCTACTTCATGGCCGGCCTCACGGCGATGGTGGGGTTCTGGGCCACATTGTCGCTGAACATTCCTGACTTCAGCCGTTACGCCAAAAGCCAGAAGGATCAGATTCTCGGGCAGATTTTCGGCCTGCCGCTGACCATGTTCCTGTTCGCCGCCCTCGGCGTGATCATGACCGCCGCGTCGGTGAAACTGGTGGGCGTGAGTGTGTCCGACCCGGTGACTCTGATCGGCCATATCCAGAGCCCGGTGTGGGTGGCCGTCGCCATGGCGCTGATCATCATCGCCACCCTGTCGACCAATACGGCGGCGAACATCGTCTCGCCCACCAACGATTTCCAGAACATTGCGCCCAAGCTGATCAACCGCACCACCGCAGTGATCCTCACCGGCCTTGTGGGGCTGCTGTTGATGGGGCACGAGTTGCTGAAAAAACTTGGGCTGATCGTCTCGGACGTGAGCCTGGAAACGGTGTATTCCAACTGGCTGCTGGGCTATTCAAGCCTGCTGGGGCCCATCGCCGGGATCATGGTGGTGGACTACTTCATCACCCGCAAACAGCAACTGGACCTCGCCGGTCTGTACCGCGATGACGTGTACCCGGCATGGAACTGGACGGGGTTTCTTGCCTTCGGTGTGCCGGTGGTGCTGACCTTGTTGTCCCTGGGCAGTGATGCGTTCAGCTGGTTCTACAGCTATGGCTGGTTTACCGGTTCGGCCCTGGGTGGCGTGCTTTATTACGGCCTGAGCGCCAGGCACGGGGCCAGCCCGGTGGTCGTCAAAGTCAATTCATAA
- a CDS encoding Zn-dependent hydrolase, with product MNAALDVLQSTHQHINRDRLWQSLMDLAKLGATPKGGVCRLALTDLDRKARDLFVQWCEAAGCSVTVDGIGNIFARRPGRNPDLPPVMTGSHIDTQPTGGKFDGCFGVLAGVEVLRTLNDLNIETEAPLEVVVWTNEEGSRFPPCMMGSGVFAEKFTLADTLAKVDADGVSVGEALNAIGYAGTRAESGHKVGAYFEAHIEQGPILEDEKKTIGVVLGALGQKWFDLTLRGVEAHAGPTPMHLRKDALVGAAAVVAAVNAAALGHQPHACGTVGCLQAYPGSRNVIPGEVRMTLDFRHLEPARLDSMIAQVRKVIDDTCAKHGLSVEMQPTADFPPLYFDKVCVESVRDAANGLGLSNMDIVSGAGHDAIFVAELGPAGMIFVPCEGGISHNEIENAAPDDLAAGCAVLLRAMVAASAAVAGRARAA from the coding sequence ATGAACGCTGCCCTCGACGTTCTGCAATCGACCCATCAGCACATCAACCGCGACCGCCTGTGGCAGTCGCTGATGGACCTGGCCAAACTCGGCGCCACGCCCAAGGGCGGTGTGTGCCGCCTGGCCCTTACCGACCTCGACCGCAAGGCGCGTGACCTGTTTGTGCAATGGTGCGAGGCCGCCGGCTGCAGCGTGACCGTCGACGGCATTGGCAACATCTTCGCGCGCCGCCCAGGGCGCAACCCCGACCTGCCGCCGGTGATGACCGGCAGCCATATCGACACTCAGCCCACGGGCGGCAAGTTCGACGGTTGCTTCGGCGTATTGGCCGGTGTGGAGGTGCTGCGCACACTCAATGACTTGAACATCGAAACCGAGGCGCCGTTGGAGGTGGTGGTGTGGACCAACGAAGAGGGCTCGCGTTTTCCGCCCTGCATGATGGGCTCAGGGGTGTTCGCCGAGAAATTCACCCTGGCCGATACCCTGGCCAAGGTCGATGCCGATGGCGTCAGCGTTGGTGAAGCACTCAATGCCATTGGGTACGCGGGCACCCGTGCCGAGAGCGGGCACAAGGTCGGCGCCTATTTCGAGGCACACATCGAGCAAGGCCCGATTCTTGAGGATGAGAAGAAAACCATCGGCGTGGTCCTCGGCGCCCTGGGGCAAAAATGGTTCGACCTGACCCTGCGCGGCGTCGAAGCCCATGCCGGGCCCACGCCGATGCACCTGCGCAAGGACGCCCTGGTGGGCGCGGCGGCGGTGGTGGCGGCGGTGAATGCGGCGGCGTTGGGGCATCAACCCCATGCGTGTGGCACGGTCGGTTGCCTGCAGGCGTATCCCGGTTCGCGCAACGTCATTCCAGGCGAGGTGCGCATGACGCTGGATTTCCGTCATTTGGAGCCGGCTCGCTTGGATTCGATGATCGCCCAGGTGCGAAAGGTGATCGATGACACCTGCGCCAAGCATGGCTTGAGCGTTGAGATGCAACCCACTGCTGATTTTCCGCCGCTGTATTTCGACAAAGTCTGTGTGGAGTCGGTGCGCGACGCGGCGAATGGTTTGGGCCTGTCGAACATGGATATCGTCAGCGGGGCGGGGCACGACGCGATCTTCGTCGCTGAGCTGGGCCCGGCGGGGATGATTTTCGTGCCCTGCGAAGGCGGCATCAGCCACAACGAAATCGAAAACGCCGCCCCGGATGACCTGGCGGCGGGGTGTGCCGTGTTGTTGCGGGCGATGGTGGCCGCGTCGGCAGCCGTTGCCGGCAGAGCACGTGCAGCCTGA
- a CDS encoding DUF2946 family protein yields the protein MASFKRISPWVACLALLLNMLAMPLSRAMQTPDISLMLWGGFCSGGTSQTLPPGFDKLIDPLKSGPSSSAMKHGDCCCGHGGLAALPSDHYRHFLPRYTADTAFDNPVLPTLHPRVRWPSLSPRASPVA from the coding sequence ATGGCTTCGTTCAAACGCATCAGCCCCTGGGTCGCCTGCCTGGCCCTGCTGCTGAACATGCTGGCAATGCCGCTGAGCCGCGCCATGCAGACGCCGGACATCAGCTTGATGCTGTGGGGCGGCTTTTGCTCCGGGGGCACGTCACAGACACTGCCGCCCGGCTTCGACAAGCTGATCGACCCGCTCAAATCCGGCCCGTCCAGCTCCGCGATGAAACATGGCGATTGCTGCTGCGGCCATGGGGGGCTGGCGGCGCTGCCGTCCGACCATTACCGGCACTTCCTGCCGCGCTACACCGCCGATACCGCCTTCGACAACCCTGTGTTGCCCACGCTGCACCCCAGGGTTCGCTGGCCCAGCCTCAGCCCGCGCGCCTCCCCTGTCGCCTGA
- a CDS encoding NAD(P)-dependent oxidoreductase, with the protein MIQTLTHLPHPREDGATLASHFTDLAPPLNARQAILEASRCLYCYDAPCVNACPSEIDIPSFIRNIHTENVQGAAQKILSANILGGSCARVCPTEILCQQACVRNNAEECAPVLIGLLQRYAVDNAHFTEHPFQRAAPTGKRIAVVGAGPAGLACAHRSALHGHDVVIFEAREKAGGLNEYGIAKYKLVDDFAQKELDFLLQIGGIEIRHGQRLGDNLTLSELHQQFDAVFLGLGLAASKQLGLPHEDAPGLLAATDYIRELRQAEDLTQLPLADRCIVLGAGNTAIDMAVQMARLGARDVNLVYRRGLADMGATQHEQDIAKANQVRLLTWAQPEAVLLDDQGHVRGMRFARTHLQNGRLLPTGETFELAADAIFKAIGQGFDGAALHDPLAAQLARVGERIFVDEQLRTSIPGVYAGGDCVSLGQDLTVQAVQHGKLAAEAMHAQLMLNVEAA; encoded by the coding sequence GTGATCCAGACCCTGACCCACCTCCCCCATCCGCGCGAGGATGGCGCCACCCTCGCCAGCCATTTCACCGACCTGGCGCCGCCCCTCAACGCTCGCCAGGCCATACTGGAAGCCTCGCGCTGCCTGTATTGCTACGACGCGCCGTGTGTGAACGCGTGCCCCAGCGAGATCGATATCCCGTCGTTCATCCGCAATATCCACACCGAAAACGTGCAAGGCGCGGCGCAAAAAATCCTTTCGGCCAACATCCTCGGCGGCAGTTGCGCGCGGGTCTGCCCCACAGAAATCCTTTGCCAGCAGGCGTGCGTGCGCAACAACGCCGAAGAGTGCGCGCCAGTGCTGATCGGCCTGCTGCAACGCTACGCCGTGGACAATGCGCACTTCACTGAACACCCGTTCCAGCGTGCCGCGCCGACCGGCAAACGCATCGCGGTCGTGGGCGCCGGGCCTGCGGGTTTGGCCTGCGCCCATAGGAGCGCGCTGCACGGCCACGACGTGGTGATCTTCGAAGCGCGGGAAAAGGCTGGCGGTCTCAATGAATACGGGATCGCCAAGTACAAACTGGTGGATGACTTCGCCCAGAAGGAGCTGGATTTCCTCCTGCAAATCGGTGGCATCGAGATCCGTCACGGCCAGCGCCTGGGTGACAACCTCACCCTGAGCGAGCTGCACCAGCAATTCGATGCGGTATTCCTTGGCCTCGGCCTCGCCGCGAGCAAACAGCTGGGGCTGCCCCACGAAGATGCCCCCGGCCTGCTCGCCGCCACCGACTACATCCGCGAACTGCGCCAGGCCGAGGACTTGACCCAACTGCCGCTGGCCGACCGCTGCATCGTGCTCGGCGCGGGCAATACCGCCATCGACATGGCTGTGCAAATGGCCCGTCTCGGCGCGCGTGACGTGAACCTGGTGTACCGCCGCGGCCTGGCGGACATGGGCGCCACCCAGCATGAACAGGACATCGCCAAGGCCAATCAGGTGCGCCTGCTGACGTGGGCACAACCGGAGGCCGTCCTGCTTGACGACCAAGGTCACGTGCGCGGCATGCGCTTTGCCCGCACCCATCTGCAAAATGGCCGCCTGCTGCCCACCGGCGAAACGTTCGAACTGGCCGCCGATGCGATCTTCAAGGCCATCGGCCAAGGCTTTGACGGCGCGGCGCTGCACGACCCTCTGGCCGCGCAACTGGCGCGCGTGGGCGAGCGGATTTTCGTCGACGAACAGCTGCGCACCAGCATTCCCGGGGTCTACGCCGGCGGTGATTGCGTCAGCCTCGGCCAGGACCTCACCGTGCAAGCGGTGCAACACGGCAAGCTGGCGGCCGAAGCCATGCACGCCCAACTCATGCTGAATGTGGAGGCTGCGTAA
- a CDS encoding NADP-dependent oxidoreductase yields the protein MKAFLIDRYGKHPGRIGEVPAPLVGERDVLVQVQAASVNLLDAKIRSGAFKLILPYTFPLVLGNDLAGVVVQVGAAVSGFKPGDEVYARVPDNRIGTFAERIAVREDALALKPENLSQEQAAALPLVALTAWQVLVDTAKLKKGQKVFIQAGSGGVGSIAIQLAKHLGAFVATSTSTANVQWVKALGADVVIDYTQQDVYRVLQDYDVVLNSLGADELEKSLGILKPGGRLISISGPPTPQFAHTQKLPWVLGMLMRLLSSGIRRKARRKSVEYDFVFMRDSGAQLSQIKTLVEAGVITPVIDRVFAFDATADALSYVEQGRSKGKVIVRLS from the coding sequence ATGAAGGCATTTTTGATCGACCGTTACGGCAAGCACCCCGGACGCATTGGCGAGGTTCCCGCGCCGTTGGTGGGTGAGCGTGATGTACTGGTCCAGGTGCAGGCCGCCAGCGTCAACCTGCTCGATGCGAAAATCCGCAGCGGCGCGTTCAAGCTGATCTTGCCGTACACCTTCCCACTGGTATTGGGCAATGACCTGGCCGGCGTGGTGGTACAGGTGGGCGCTGCGGTAAGCGGCTTCAAACCCGGTGACGAGGTGTACGCCCGCGTGCCCGATAACCGCATCGGCACTTTCGCCGAGCGGATCGCGGTGCGGGAAGACGCGCTGGCGTTGAAACCCGAGAACCTCAGCCAGGAACAAGCCGCCGCCCTGCCCTTGGTCGCACTGACGGCCTGGCAGGTGCTGGTGGACACCGCCAAGCTGAAAAAAGGCCAGAAGGTGTTTATCCAGGCCGGCTCCGGTGGCGTCGGCAGCATCGCTATCCAGCTTGCCAAACACCTGGGGGCTTTCGTCGCCACCAGCACCAGCACCGCCAATGTGCAATGGGTCAAGGCGTTGGGCGCGGACGTGGTCATCGACTACACACAGCAGGACGTCTACCGCGTTCTGCAGGACTACGACGTGGTCCTGAACAGCCTGGGCGCCGATGAACTGGAAAAATCCCTGGGCATTCTCAAACCGGGGGGCCGCCTCATTTCCATCTCGGGCCCACCGACGCCGCAGTTTGCCCACACGCAAAAGCTGCCTTGGGTGCTCGGCATGCTCATGCGCCTGCTGAGCAGTGGAATCCGCCGCAAGGCGCGTAGAAAATCGGTCGAGTATGACTTCGTGTTCATGCGTGACAGCGGTGCTCAACTGAGCCAGATCAAAACGCTGGTGGAAGCCGGCGTCATCACCCCGGTAATCGACCGCGTGTTTGCCTTCGACGCGACCGCCGATGCGTTGAGCTATGTCGAACAGGGGCGATCGAAGGGCAAGGTGATCGTCCGGCTGAGCTGA
- a CDS encoding TonB-dependent receptor — MPAPFTLPRAKRAAVSCSLLSLLWVFNPLAHGAEDSALTLGTVSVSGSSDASGPLSTSAVLSSVDILGADILEKMPVNYSWELFSRAPGVMLTEFNQGTTSGKISFRGFNGEGEVNAVKLLIDGIPSNSNDGNMPFMDMIFPLELDSIEVVRGTSDARYGLNNIAGNVNMLTRTGGEYTKARVRYGSYSTQETQLAKGIEGSNWTQNYFFAYQKSDGYRDHATADKFSMSGKWFYTPDDNRYRIGLIARHYETEAQEPGYLSEDDARHHPTLTNRYNATDKGTRRMNQVSLHLDTDVTETLAWSAKTYVNTFDDRRWTQYWRTSAQQERDAYETQYGALTSLTWRPQVSWLYDFALEGGTDMQQQQNNSERYRTQQRARLAQTRDQRFDFDTYGAYVQAEIKPFETLKIIPAYRVDKIQGDFTNQMTGQDYAINDYGLIKQPKLSVVYSPWTVASVYANWGRTFQVGTGAAAYKVPPRDTDLAPSLNEGWETGIKFTPAEWLDGRVAYWQQEASGEVSRRLNDPSGESDNVGQTRRWGYDAQLNLHPNERTEIWMAYAWQYSKILAPSSTLPNSKGQEIDHIPHHLYNAGVSYQATPALQVTAWMNGQTNYYLERENTKGTYGGYVLMNLGATYQVTESVSVDVQLKNLTNRYYEYVWYDPDGAKASLHAPGDGRALYTGVTLDF, encoded by the coding sequence ATGCCTGCTCCATTTACGCTGCCTCGCGCAAAGCGCGCGGCTGTGTCCTGCTCATTGTTATCGCTGCTGTGGGTGTTCAACCCGCTGGCCCATGGGGCCGAAGACTCGGCCCTGACCCTCGGTACCGTGTCCGTCAGCGGCAGCTCCGACGCCAGCGGCCCCTTGAGCACCAGCGCCGTGCTCAGTTCGGTGGATATCCTTGGTGCCGACATCCTCGAAAAGATGCCGGTCAACTACAGCTGGGAGCTGTTCAGCCGTGCGCCGGGGGTAATGCTCACCGAGTTCAACCAAGGCACCACCTCCGGCAAGATCTCCTTTCGCGGCTTCAACGGCGAAGGCGAAGTCAATGCGGTGAAACTGCTGATCGACGGCATCCCCAGCAACAGCAACGACGGCAACATGCCGTTCATGGACATGATTTTCCCCCTGGAACTGGACAGCATCGAAGTGGTGCGCGGCACCAGCGATGCGCGCTACGGCCTGAACAATATCGCCGGCAACGTCAATATGCTCACGCGCACCGGCGGCGAGTACACCAAGGCGCGGGTGCGTTACGGCAGCTACAGCACTCAGGAGACGCAACTGGCCAAAGGCATCGAGGGCAGCAACTGGACGCAGAACTACTTCTTCGCTTACCAGAAGTCCGACGGCTACCGCGATCACGCCACGGCTGACAAATTCTCGATGTCCGGCAAGTGGTTCTACACCCCGGACGACAATCGCTACCGCATCGGCCTGATCGCCCGCCACTACGAAACCGAGGCTCAGGAGCCCGGCTACCTGAGTGAAGACGACGCACGCCACCACCCCACCCTGACCAACCGCTACAACGCCACCGACAAAGGCACGCGGCGCATGAATCAGGTCAGCCTACACCTGGACACCGACGTGACCGAGACCCTGGCGTGGTCGGCCAAAACCTACGTCAACACCTTCGACGATCGCCGCTGGACCCAGTACTGGCGCACCAGCGCCCAGCAGGAACGCGATGCCTATGAAACCCAGTACGGCGCCCTCACCTCCCTGACCTGGCGCCCGCAAGTCAGCTGGCTGTATGACTTCGCCCTGGAAGGCGGCACGGACATGCAGCAGCAGCAAAACAACAGCGAGCGTTACCGCACGCAGCAGCGCGCGCGCCTGGCGCAAACCCGCGACCAGCGCTTTGACTTCGACACGTACGGCGCCTACGTCCAGGCCGAAATCAAACCGTTTGAAACCTTGAAGATCATCCCGGCGTACCGGGTGGACAAAATCCAGGGCGACTTCACCAACCAAATGACCGGCCAGGATTACGCCATCAACGACTATGGGCTGATCAAACAACCCAAGCTCAGCGTGGTGTATTCACCCTGGACGGTCGCCAGTGTCTATGCCAACTGGGGCCGCACCTTTCAGGTTGGCACAGGCGCTGCGGCCTATAAGGTTCCACCCCGGGACACCGACCTGGCCCCCTCACTCAACGAAGGCTGGGAAACCGGCATCAAGTTCACCCCCGCCGAGTGGCTCGACGGCCGGGTGGCCTACTGGCAACAGGAAGCCAGCGGCGAAGTCAGCCGTCGACTCAACGACCCGAGCGGCGAGTCGGATAACGTCGGCCAGACCCGGCGCTGGGGCTATGACGCACAACTGAACCTGCACCCCAATGAACGCACCGAGATCTGGATGGCCTACGCCTGGCAATACTCGAAAATCCTCGCGCCCAGCTCAACCCTGCCCAACAGCAAAGGCCAGGAAATCGACCACATTCCCCATCACCTCTACAACGCCGGCGTGAGCTACCAGGCCACGCCCGCCCTGCAAGTGACGGCCTGGATGAACGGCCAGACGAACTACTACCTGGAGCGCGAGAACACCAAGGGCACTTACGGCGGCTACGTGTTGATGAACCTCGGCGCGACGTATCAAGTGACCGAGTCCGTCAGTGTCGACGTGCAACTGAAGAACCTCACCAACCGCTACTACGAGTACGTCTGGTACGACCCGGACGGTGCCAAGGCCTCGTTGCATGCACCGGGTGATGGTCGAGCGTTGTATACGGGGGTGACGCTGGATTTCTAA
- the hydA gene encoding dihydropyrimidinase, whose protein sequence is MSLLIRGATVITHDESYLADVFCADGLIRAIGTDLDIPAGTEILDGSGQYLMPGGIDPHTHMQLPFMGTVASEDFFSGTAAGLAGGTTSIIDFVIPNPQQSLMEAFHQWRGWAEKSASDYGFHVAITWWSEQVREEMAELVSHHGINSFKHFMAYKNAIMAADDTLVASFERCLELGAVPTVHAENGELVYHLQRKLMAQGLTGPEAHPLSRPSQVEGEAASRAIRIAETIGTPLYLVHVSTKEALDEITYARGKGQPVYGEVLAGHLLLDDSVYQHPDWQTAAGYVMSPPFRPLGHQQALWHGLQSGNLHTTATDHCCFCADQKAAGRDDFSKIPNGTAGIEDRMALLWHEGVNSGRLSMQAFVALTSTNTAKIFNLYPRKGAIRVGADADLVLWDPQGTRTISAATHHQQVDFNIFEGKTVRGVPSHTISQGKLVWADGDLRAERGAGRYVQRPAYPSVFEQLSKRAEHSRPVAVKR, encoded by the coding sequence ATGTCGCTGTTGATCCGTGGCGCCACCGTTATTACCCATGATGAAAGTTACCTGGCCGATGTGTTTTGCGCAGACGGTCTGATCCGCGCTATTGGCACCGACCTGGATATTCCCGCCGGTACCGAGATACTCGATGGCAGCGGCCAATACCTGATGCCCGGCGGCATCGACCCCCATACCCACATGCAATTGCCCTTCATGGGCACCGTGGCCAGTGAAGACTTTTTCAGTGGCACGGCGGCGGGCTTGGCGGGCGGCACCACGTCGATCATCGACTTTGTGATTCCCAACCCGCAGCAGTCGTTGATGGAAGCGTTCCACCAGTGGCGTGGCTGGGCCGAAAAATCGGCGTCCGACTATGGTTTTCACGTGGCGATCACCTGGTGGAGCGAGCAGGTGCGCGAGGAAATGGCCGAGCTGGTCAGCCATCACGGCATCAACAGCTTCAAGCATTTCATGGCCTACAAGAACGCGATCATGGCGGCGGACGACACCCTGGTCGCCAGCTTCGAGCGCTGCCTGGAACTGGGCGCGGTGCCCACCGTGCATGCGGAAAACGGCGAGTTGGTGTACCACTTGCAGCGCAAACTCATGGCCCAGGGCCTCACCGGGCCGGAAGCGCACCCGCTGTCACGCCCCTCCCAAGTGGAAGGTGAAGCGGCCAGCCGCGCGATCCGTATCGCCGAAACCATCGGCACGCCGTTGTACCTGGTGCACGTGTCTACCAAAGAGGCGCTGGATGAAATCACCTATGCCCGCGGCAAAGGCCAGCCGGTGTACGGCGAAGTGCTCGCCGGTCATCTGTTGCTCGACGACAGCGTTTATCAACACCCGGACTGGCAGACCGCCGCCGGCTACGTGATGAGCCCGCCGTTTCGCCCGCTTGGCCACCAGCAAGCCCTGTGGCACGGCCTGCAATCGGGCAACCTGCACACCACCGCCACCGACCACTGCTGCTTCTGCGCCGATCAAAAAGCCGCCGGCCGTGACGACTTCAGCAAGATCCCCAACGGCACCGCCGGGATCGAAGACCGTATGGCGCTGTTGTGGCACGAAGGCGTCAACAGTGGGCGCCTGTCGATGCAGGCATTCGTCGCGCTGACCTCCACCAACACCGCCAAAATTTTCAACCTCTACCCACGCAAAGGCGCGATCCGCGTCGGTGCCGACGCCGACTTGGTGCTGTGGGACCCGCAGGGTACGCGGACCATTTCCGCGGCGACGCACCACCAGCAGGTCGACTTCAACATCTTCGAAGGCAAGACCGTACGTGGCGTGCCGAGCCATACCATCAGCCAGGGCAAGCTGGTCTGGGCCGATGGCGACCTGCGCGCCGAGCGCGGTGCAGGGCGCTATGTGCAGCGGCCGGCGTACCCGTCGGTGTTTGAGCAGTTGAGCAAGCGGGCCGAGCATTCCCGGCCGGTTGCTGTGAAGCGCTGA
- the preA gene encoding NAD-dependent dihydropyrimidine dehydrogenase subunit PreA — translation MADLSIVFAGIKAPNPFWLASAPPTDKAYNVVRAFEAGWGGVVWKTLGEDPAAVNVSSRYSAHYGANREVLGINNIELITDRSLEINLREITQVKKDWPDRALIVSLMVPCVEDAWKNILPLVEATGCDGIELNFGCPHGMPERGMGAAVGQVPEYVEQVTRWCKTYCSLPVIVKLTPNITDIRVAARAAYRGGADAVSLINTINSITSVDLERMVALPTVGSQSTHGGYCGSAVKPIALNMVAEIARDPQTHGLPICGIGGIGNWRDAAEFVALGCGAVQVCTAAMLHGFRIVEEMKDGLSRWMDSQGYTSLQDFSGRAVGNTTDWKYLDINYQVIARIDQAACIGCGRCHIACEDTSHQAIASLKQADGTHKYEVIDDECVGCNLCQITCPVADCIEMVPIDTGKPFLNWTQDPRNPYREAV, via the coding sequence ATGGCCGATCTCTCGATTGTCTTCGCCGGTATCAAAGCCCCCAACCCTTTCTGGCTGGCCTCCGCGCCCCCCACCGACAAGGCCTACAACGTGGTCCGCGCGTTTGAAGCCGGCTGGGGCGGCGTGGTGTGGAAGACCCTGGGTGAAGACCCGGCGGCGGTCAACGTGTCATCGCGTTACTCGGCGCACTACGGCGCCAACCGCGAAGTGCTGGGCATCAACAACATTGAGCTGATCACCGACCGCTCCCTGGAGATCAACCTGCGGGAAATCACCCAGGTCAAAAAGGACTGGCCCGACCGTGCGCTGATCGTGTCGCTGATGGTGCCGTGCGTGGAGGACGCCTGGAAAAACATTCTGCCCCTGGTCGAGGCTACCGGCTGCGACGGCATCGAGCTCAACTTCGGCTGCCCCCACGGCATGCCCGAGCGCGGCATGGGGGCGGCGGTGGGCCAGGTGCCGGAGTATGTGGAACAGGTGACGCGCTGGTGCAAGACCTATTGCTCGCTGCCGGTGATCGTCAAGCTCACGCCGAACATCACCGACATCCGCGTGGCGGCACGCGCGGCGTATCGCGGCGGTGCGGATGCGGTGTCGCTGATCAACACCATCAACTCCATCACCAGCGTGGACCTGGAGCGCATGGTCGCCCTGCCCACGGTCGGCAGCCAAAGCACCCACGGTGGTTACTGCGGCTCGGCGGTCAAGCCGATTGCGTTGAATATGGTCGCGGAAATTGCCCGCGACCCGCAGACCCACGGCCTACCGATCTGCGGCATCGGCGGCATCGGCAACTGGCGCGACGCTGCGGAATTCGTCGCCCTGGGCTGCGGTGCGGTGCAGGTGTGTACGGCAGCGATGCTGCATGGGTTTCGCATCGTAGAAGAAATGAAGGACGGGCTGTCGCGCTGGATGGACAGTCAGGGTTACACCAGCCTGCAGGACTTTTCCGGGCGCGCGGTGGGCAACACCACGGACTGGAAATACCTGGACATCAACTACCAGGTGATCGCCAGGATCGATCAAGCGGCGTGCATTGGCTGTGGCCGTTGCCATATCGCCTGTGAGGACACCTCGCACCAGGCCATCGCCAGCTTGAAGCAGGCGGACGGCACGCATAAGTACGAGGTGATCGATGACGAGTGCGTGGGCTGCAACCTGTGTCAGATCACCTGCCCGGTGGCCGATTGCATCGAGATGGTGCCCATTGATACAGGCAAGCCGTTTTTGAATTGGACGCAGGATCCGCGCAACCCCTACCGGGAGGCGGTGTAG